TTCCTGAAGATAAAGAAATTTTATTTTTACCTGATATGTTTCTAGGTTCTTATGTTGCAAAAATGACTGGTAGAAAAAATATGCACATTTGGGCAGGTGAATGTCATGTACATGCTGGAATCACTCCTGAGGATGTTACTAAAAAATTACAATCTATGAAAGATGCAGAATTTGTTATTCATCCTGAATGTAGTTGTACAACACCAATGATGTATGATGTTGCTGATGGAAGTTATGATGATAACAAAGTTTCAATTCTTTCTACTGAAGGAATGCTAAATCATGTTAGTAAATCTAAATCAAAGAATTTTGTTGTTGCAACTGAAACAGGAATTCTGTATAGAATGAAAAAAGAAAATCCTGAGAAAACATTCATTCCAGCTTCAGAAAAGGCTGAATGTGAATATATGAAAATGATTACTCTTGAAAAAGTGCATGATGCCTTGATCAATGAACGAAATGTGATTTCTGTTCCAAAAAAAATTGCTGATAAAGCTCGTTTAGCCATTGATAGAATGCTTGAAATCAGTTGACATGTGATTATTTTGGTTGGATTATTTAGTAAAACACCTGAAGATATTGCATTTAAAGATAATATTGATCAATTTAAGAAATTCAAAAAACTTGTTAAAAAGAAAAAATATCCTGAAGCCTTGAAATTAGGTTTGGATTATTTGGAAAAAGTACCTTACAACCATGATGCCTTATTTACTATTGGGGGTATCTACTACCTGAAAAATAAATATCGTACTGCAATATCTTATTTTGACAGGGCTCTGGAGACTGGAGATACAGATGTTGAGGTTTTATTGTTAAAGGCATACACACATCAAAAATTACAAGAAACTGAAATTTCAATTGATTGTTGCAAAAAAATTCAAAGCATTGATCCAAAAAATAAATCTATGATTAATTTATTATCGGAACTAAAATCCTAGATTTCTAAACTAAAGTCAATTCCTTTTACTGAATTTGTTATACTTCCGATTGAGATAATATCCACATCTGTCTTACCATATTTTGAAATATTTTTAGAATTAATTCCACCCGATGCTTCTAACAATACTTTGTTTCGTAATTTTTTATTTTTTAATACTTTGATTGTTCTGGTAATTTGACTCGGAGAGAAGTTGTCTAACATGATGATAGT
This window of the Candidatus Nitrosomarinus catalina genome carries:
- a CDS encoding tetratricopeptide repeat protein — its product is MIILVGLFSKTPEDIAFKDNIDQFKKFKKLVKKKKYPEALKLGLDYLEKVPYNHDALFTIGGIYYLKNKYRTAISYFDRALETGDTDVEVLLLKAYTHQKLQETEISIDCCKKIQSIDPKNKSMINLLSELKS
- the nadA gene encoding quinolinate synthase NadA, whose protein sequence is MQVQDTSFLKNEIMRLKKEKDVVILAHNYEIPDVQDVADFTGDSLGLSRLAATVPQKTILFCGVHFMAETASIISPEKRVLLPSLEAGCSLSDSITVEELRNWKKQHPNAISVGYVNTTAEIKSELDYCCTSSNAVNVVKAIPEDKEILFLPDMFLGSYVAKMTGRKNMHIWAGECHVHAGITPEDVTKKLQSMKDAEFVIHPECSCTTPMMYDVADGSYDDNKVSILSTEGMLNHVSKSKSKNFVVATETGILYRMKKENPEKTFIPASEKAECEYMKMITLEKVHDALINERNVISVPKKIADKARLAIDRMLEIS